From Nitrosopumilus sp. b3, the proteins below share one genomic window:
- a CDS encoding nitroreductase family protein, which produces MKFQTIEASYTSKEGCRLVWKGVDEDDTDVVILNKNELENLVEIFKKNSTGEVELEDQTSIIRVNSDVTQFMLTNHPLLEVKTNEIQEKVLEYAKVPHEPQYVYIGTKEFYPSVWIRDDGKSQSETTKKDAKKSLIEAILSSEPEKIRQDLSPTDIFRVFSTRRSTRKFEKTKVEDWKIDKILSAADVAPTAGNFQGFQVYLVKNKKTKEALVEAANKQPYVDAPVVLVFCTEPSRVKLKFPPDMLEKFSLQDATIAAAFSLLAASGVGLSTIWIGMFDEEKVKQILGTELRPSSILCIGYPDKKKPPKSRRKLKDLIKVIE; this is translated from the coding sequence ATGAAATTCCAAACAATAGAGGCATCATACACATCAAAAGAAGGTTGCAGACTAGTTTGGAAAGGAGTAGATGAAGATGATACAGATGTTGTAATTTTAAATAAAAATGAATTAGAAAATCTAGTGGAGATTTTTAAAAAAAATTCTACTGGCGAGGTAGAGTTAGAAGACCAAACAAGCATTATCAGAGTAAATTCAGATGTGACTCAGTTTATGCTAACAAATCATCCGTTGTTAGAAGTAAAGACCAATGAAATTCAAGAAAAAGTGTTAGAGTATGCCAAAGTTCCTCACGAACCACAGTACGTATACATTGGAACAAAAGAATTCTATCCATCTGTTTGGATAAGAGATGATGGAAAATCCCAGTCAGAGACAACCAAAAAAGATGCAAAAAAATCACTTATTGAAGCAATTCTATCATCAGAACCTGAAAAGATAAGACAAGATCTTTCACCCACTGACATATTCAGAGTTTTTTCCACAAGACGCTCAACGAGGAAATTTGAAAAAACCAAAGTGGAAGATTGGAAGATTGACAAGATACTCTCAGCTGCTGATGTGGCACCAACAGCTGGAAACTTTCAAGGATTTCAAGTATACCTAGTTAAAAATAAAAAAACAAAAGAAGCACTTGTAGAGGCCGCAAATAAACAGCCATATGTTGATGCGCCAGTAGTGCTGGTCTTTTGTACAGAACCATCAAGAGTAAAGCTAAAGTTTCCCCCAGACATGTTAGAGAAATTTTCATTACAGGATGCAACAATTGCAGCTGCATTTTCACTTCTTGCAGCATCAGGAGTAGGATTAAGCACAATATGGATTGGAATGTTTGATGAGGAAAAAGTAAAGCAGATTCTAGGTACAGAATTAAGACCATCATCTATTTTGTGTATTGGCTATCCGGACAAGAAAAAGCCTCCAAAATCAAGAAGAAAGCTCAAAGATCTCATCAAAGTTATAGAATAA
- a CDS encoding nuclear transport factor 2 family protein gives MSNLQIIKEFYDSFRNKDKKYLDLCHDDITWITAEDMPNGGKYVGVKAVFEDYFPKMLSNFKEFHAIPEQFLDFKDHIMVIGKYRGISIKDKNFEIQFSHVYLVQENKIVQFRQFTDAKVISDSLK, from the coding sequence GTGTCTAATCTACAGATCATCAAAGAATTCTATGATTCTTTTAGAAATAAAGACAAAAAATATCTGGATTTATGTCATGATGATATTACATGGATTACTGCTGAGGATATGCCAAATGGTGGAAAATATGTTGGTGTCAAAGCAGTCTTTGAGGACTATTTTCCAAAAATGCTTTCAAATTTTAAAGAATTTCACGCCATTCCAGAGCAATTTCTAGATTTCAAGGATCACATAATGGTTATTGGAAAATATCGAGGGATTTCAATTAAGGACAAAAATTTTGAGATACAATTCTCACATGTATATCTAGTACAAGAAAACAAAATTGTTCAATTCAGACAATTTACTGATGCCAAAGTAATTTCAGATTCTTTGAAATAA
- the speB gene encoding agmatinase codes for MEKICWANIENFNDAEFVIVGIPDESQSHALRKGTEEAPFKIREISNLRDSFERNGRISIGRPLKGTAKKVHDLGNITRNQIKDTFEKIIHSSKIPISIGGDHSITTEIIKTISNKNEKISLVYFDAHPDFVSSYRNYYGSVITDVLSHIEIESSLQIGIRTPEEEELENLNKYNFDVITPFDIQQQGIEDIANSILNKLGKNVYVSFDMDCIDPSFAPGVSVPVPLGLSSTDCVYLLQRIAEKGIIGMDIMEVCPSFDVKDRTSHLASRIISEVLYSSGESS; via the coding sequence ATGGAAAAAATTTGTTGGGCTAACATAGAAAATTTCAATGATGCTGAATTTGTTATAGTTGGAATTCCTGATGAATCCCAATCTCATGCTTTAAGAAAAGGAACTGAAGAAGCTCCGTTTAAAATTCGTGAAATATCTAATTTGCGTGATTCATTTGAAAGAAATGGTAGAATCTCAATTGGTAGGCCCCTGAAAGGAACCGCAAAAAAAGTGCATGATCTTGGAAATATAACTCGAAACCAGATTAAAGATACATTTGAAAAAATTATTCATTCCTCAAAGATTCCAATCTCGATTGGAGGTGATCATTCCATAACTACAGAAATTATTAAAACGATTTCAAACAAAAATGAGAAAATATCTCTTGTTTATTTTGATGCTCATCCTGATTTTGTTAGCTCGTACAGAAACTATTATGGCTCTGTAATCACTGATGTTCTTTCACACATTGAAATAGAGTCTAGTCTTCAAATAGGAATACGTACTCCTGAAGAAGAGGAATTGGAGAATCTCAACAAATACAATTTTGATGTAATCACACCTTTTGATATTCAACAGCAAGGGATAGAAGACATTGCAAACTCTATTCTAAATAAATTGGGCAAAAATGTCTATGTCTCTTTTGATATGGATTGTATAGACCCTTCATTTGCACCTGGTGTATCAGTTCCTGTCCCCTTGGGTCTGAGCAGCACTGATTGTGTCTATTTATTGCAAAGAATTGCTGAAAAAGGAATAATTGGTATGGATATTATGGAAGTATGTCCAAGTTTTGATGTAAAAGACAGAACTTCTCATTTAGCATCTAGGATAATATCTGAAGTACTTTATTCCTCAGGAGAATCATCTTGA
- a CDS encoding aldehyde dehydrogenase family protein — translation MTEFENEFTWGRAISQNTTDEFHEKFEKAVDDAKKEFGKKYPLIINGQEIYSDDTFSVTSPSDSQITIGEFSKATISDTNDAISSAKNAFEKWSNTSYLKRAEIFRECADYFSSRKFFLTAVMTFENGKNRFEAMGDVDEAIDFMRFYAFQLEKNKGFCKQTSHPNPREKTQTMMKPYGVWGIIAPFNFPSAIAIGMTTGALITGNTAVLKPASTAPLSSFYFVNFLFSKIPNGAINFVTGSGSTLGKTLIESKDVDGIAFTGSREVGMQGFQEFTKTTTKPFISEMGGKNPAIVTKNADLDKASEGVVNAAFGFGGQKCSACSRVYVQNDVADQFISKIVEKTKKLRIGMPWQKDVFLGPVINNDAKIKFENAVNLAKQDGEVLTGGTVLNSSGLEKGYFVEPTIVTKLPEDHKLVKEELFLPFLCIQRYDTLDDAIKLANQTEYGLTAGIFSNDEKQLEEFFSKIQAGVVYANRFASATTAALVSSQPFVGWKNSGSTGKGAGGENYLQQFMRSQTQTRCD, via the coding sequence TTGACTGAATTTGAAAATGAATTTACGTGGGGAAGAGCAATCTCACAAAACACCACAGATGAATTTCATGAAAAATTTGAAAAAGCAGTTGATGATGCAAAAAAAGAGTTTGGTAAAAAATATCCGTTGATAATTAATGGCCAAGAAATCTATTCTGATGACACTTTTTCTGTAACCTCGCCTTCAGATTCACAAATTACTATCGGTGAATTTTCAAAAGCAACAATTTCTGATACAAATGATGCAATATCTAGTGCAAAAAATGCATTTGAAAAATGGAGCAATACATCATATCTAAAACGAGCTGAAATTTTTAGAGAATGCGCTGATTATTTTTCATCAAGAAAATTCTTTTTGACTGCAGTAATGACTTTTGAAAACGGTAAGAATCGTTTTGAGGCAATGGGGGATGTTGATGAGGCGATAGATTTTATGAGATTTTATGCCTTTCAGCTAGAAAAAAACAAAGGATTTTGCAAACAAACTTCTCATCCAAATCCTCGTGAAAAAACTCAGACTATGATGAAACCATATGGTGTATGGGGAATTATTGCTCCGTTTAACTTTCCTTCAGCAATTGCAATAGGGATGACTACTGGTGCATTGATTACTGGAAATACTGCTGTTTTAAAACCTGCAAGTACTGCACCGCTATCCTCTTTTTATTTTGTAAATTTTTTGTTCTCAAAAATTCCTAATGGTGCAATTAATTTTGTTACGGGTTCAGGTAGTACTCTAGGAAAAACCTTGATTGAAAGTAAAGATGTTGACGGAATAGCATTTACAGGTTCAAGAGAAGTTGGAATGCAAGGATTCCAAGAGTTCACCAAAACCACTACAAAGCCTTTCATCTCTGAAATGGGAGGAAAAAATCCGGCAATTGTAACCAAAAATGCTGATTTGGATAAGGCATCTGAAGGAGTAGTGAATGCTGCTTTTGGATTTGGTGGACAAAAATGCAGTGCATGCTCTAGGGTTTATGTTCAAAATGATGTCGCTGATCAATTCATTTCAAAGATAGTTGAGAAAACAAAGAAACTAAGAATAGGAATGCCTTGGCAAAAGGATGTGTTCTTGGGTCCTGTTATCAATAATGATGCTAAAATAAAATTTGAAAATGCAGTAAATCTTGCAAAGCAAGACGGAGAGGTTCTTACAGGTGGAACAGTTCTTAATTCTTCAGGACTTGAGAAGGGCTATTTTGTGGAACCAACAATTGTTACAAAATTACCTGAAGATCATAAACTTGTCAAAGAGGAATTGTTCTTACCCTTTCTATGTATTCAGAGATATGATACACTTGATGATGCAATCAAGCTTGCAAATCAAACAGAATACGGATTGACTGCAGGAATTTTTAGCAATGATGAAAAACAATTAGAAGAGTTTTTCTCAAAAATTCAGGCAGGTGTTGTGTATGCTAATCGTTTTGCAAGTGCAACAACTGCAGCATTAGTCTCTAGTCAACCATTTGTGGGGTGGAAAAATTCAGGCTCGACTGGAAAAGGAGCAGGTGGTGAAAACTATTTACAGCAATTTATGCGCAGTCAAACTCAAACCCGCTGTGATTGA
- a CDS encoding DUF4377 domain-containing protein, which yields MKTIWFAIPFILIGTIAISESFSEETKTFFISPSLADCVGIAPQKCLQIREDESSDWQNFYDSIEGFSFQQGHSYKILVKVTDVENPPADSSSKKYTLIDILEKTSTRHIPYKNMCAPGFVPLGEICVLNDRCGPGAYPGKVCVMDGQEKPYLRPLLQGEAGIPAHSVICAEKLTLIFKSSDGSPACVKPQSVQNLQTRGWQTNFPNFACTLEYAPICGVDGKTYGNKCMIASEHIAIDHVGECSE from the coding sequence ATGAAAACAATTTGGTTTGCTATTCCATTTATTTTAATTGGCACGATTGCTATTTCAGAATCATTTTCTGAAGAAACAAAAACATTTTTCATCAGTCCTTCTCTTGCTGATTGTGTAGGTATAGCACCACAAAAATGCCTGCAGATTCGTGAAGATGAATCTTCTGACTGGCAGAATTTTTATGATTCAATTGAGGGGTTTTCTTTTCAGCAAGGACATTCATACAAAATATTAGTAAAAGTAACTGACGTAGAAAATCCACCTGCAGATTCTTCTAGTAAAAAATACACGCTCATTGACATATTAGAAAAAACTTCCACTAGACATATTCCTTACAAAAATATGTGTGCCCCAGGCTTTGTCCCCTTGGGTGAAATCTGTGTACTTAATGATAGGTGTGGTCCTGGAGCATATCCTGGCAAAGTATGTGTGATGGATGGGCAAGAAAAACCATATCTCAGACCCTTACTACAAGGCGAAGCTGGAATTCCTGCTCATTCTGTAATCTGTGCTGAGAAGTTGACTTTGATTTTCAAATCAAGTGATGGATCTCCTGCATGTGTAAAACCACAATCCGTTCAAAATCTTCAAACTCGTGGATGGCAAACAAATTTTCCTAACTTTGCATGTACCTTGGAATATGCTCCAATTTGTGGTGTTGACGGGAAAACATATGGGAACAAATGTATGATAGCATCTGAGCATATTGCAATTGATCATGTAGGTGAATGCAGTGAATAA
- a CDS encoding proline dehydrogenase family protein, with protein sequence MVSGTQLMEKVLFKIAKQWIAGNTIDDALTSAKNAYQSGRHAIVNKLGEYHTSKKQITITVNEYQKIINSFRKWKIRGAVSVKPTQIGLSISQKECYRNFEKIILDARNAHVFVWLDMESSEHTDETIEIYNKFFSKYERLGIALQANLKRTEEDLIDLLRIGAKIRLVKGAYREKASISFKSKEDVDKNFVKLMKILFKKGNEFGIASHDGKIIKKAENLSKKYPKKFEFQMLKGIRDELKPKLIKKKFVVSDYIPYGINWLPYSIRRIKERKRNILLLGSSLIQSQRV encoded by the coding sequence GTGGTATCAGGAACTCAGTTAATGGAAAAGGTTTTGTTTAAAATAGCAAAACAATGGATTGCAGGCAATACAATAGATGATGCCCTCACATCTGCAAAAAATGCATATCAATCAGGAAGACATGCTATTGTAAACAAACTAGGCGAATATCACACTTCCAAAAAACAGATCACTATAACAGTTAACGAGTATCAAAAAATCATCAATTCCTTTAGAAAATGGAAAATTCGTGGAGCTGTATCAGTAAAACCCACACAGATAGGTCTTTCAATAAGCCAGAAAGAGTGTTATCGAAATTTTGAAAAAATTATTCTAGATGCACGCAATGCCCATGTTTTTGTCTGGCTTGATATGGAATCCTCAGAGCATACAGATGAGACCATAGAGATTTACAATAAATTTTTTTCAAAGTATGAACGACTAGGAATTGCATTACAAGCAAATCTCAAAAGAACAGAAGAGGATCTGATTGATTTGCTGCGAATTGGGGCAAAAATTCGCCTAGTGAAAGGGGCATATAGAGAAAAGGCAAGTATATCCTTCAAATCAAAAGAAGATGTGGATAAAAATTTTGTAAAACTAATGAAGATATTATTCAAGAAAGGAAATGAATTTGGAATAGCATCACATGATGGAAAAATAATAAAAAAAGCAGAGAATTTGTCAAAAAAATATCCAAAAAAATTTGAATTTCAAATGCTAAAAGGAATACGAGATGAACTCAAACCAAAACTAATCAAAAAGAAATTTGTTGTGTCAGATTACATTCCGTATGGAATTAATTGGTTACCATATTCAATTAGGAGGATCAAAGAAAGAAAAAGAAATATTTTGTTACTTGGAAGTTCATTGATTCAATCACAGCGGGTTTGA
- a CDS encoding DUF302 domain-containing protein, protein MKNSNMNFTHTVKTKKSIDNTITDLSENLKEIGFGVLETLDFKKILSEKGLEFADEYKLMEVCNPHLAKQVLEANPDLGLLLPCTIAVYQKNNENFISLARPTSLLSMASDENLKISGEDIEDGLIKVIENTK, encoded by the coding sequence ATGAAAAATAGTAATATGAATTTCACACATACAGTCAAAACCAAAAAAAGTATTGACAACACCATCACTGATCTTTCTGAAAATCTTAAAGAGATTGGGTTTGGTGTTTTAGAAACGCTTGATTTTAAAAAAATTCTATCAGAAAAAGGACTAGAGTTTGCAGACGAATACAAACTAATGGAAGTGTGTAATCCTCATCTTGCAAAACAAGTGTTAGAGGCCAATCCAGATCTTGGGTTATTGCTACCATGTACTATTGCAGTTTATCAAAAAAATAATGAGAATTTCATCAGTTTGGCAAGGCCTACATCATTACTTTCAATGGCATCAGATGAAAATCTCAAAATTTCAGGTGAAGATATTGAAGATGGGCTAATCAAAGTCATAGAAAATACAAAATAA
- a CDS encoding rhodanese-like domain-containing protein has product MNQKHIGIIVSIIIGFTIIGAAVLEQNSTPDSHEKFAVTSETLDVLLENKEHVLVVDIRTAEEYQSGHLFGASHDALDSSTLEKRVTTIQNRLPDVMWLFGVLEIGQQ; this is encoded by the coding sequence ATGAATCAAAAACACATTGGAATTATAGTATCAATAATTATCGGATTTACCATAATTGGTGCAGCTGTTCTAGAGCAAAATTCAACTCCTGACAGTCATGAAAAATTTGCAGTAACTTCTGAAACATTGGACGTTTTGCTTGAAAACAAAGAGCATGTTTTAGTTGTAGATATTAGAACTGCAGAAGAATATCAATCAGGACATTTGTTTGGTGCATCTCATGATGCTCTGGATTCTTCAACTCTTGAAAAAAGAGTAACAACAATTCAAAATAGATTGCCTGATGTGATGTGGTTATTTGGGGTTCTGGAAATAGGGCAACAATAG
- a CDS encoding proteinase inhibitor: MNKIIPISLAVGISILIMVMGVNSLNFEPVPPVTQQDLRIMIDEWMDSSDRNDLEPRLEIMKAYYTFEESGQKLSDDQEGRVMLNQIRKMISFDIPKMELDQIKAEIRNDLREMGFNPEE, translated from the coding sequence GTGAATAAAATAATTCCAATTTCCTTAGCAGTGGGGATTAGTATCTTGATAATGGTGATGGGAGTAAATTCACTAAATTTCGAGCCTGTACCTCCAGTAACACAACAAGATTTACGAATAATGATTGATGAGTGGATGGATAGTTCTGATAGAAATGATTTGGAACCTAGATTGGAAATTATGAAAGCATATTATACATTTGAAGAATCAGGACAAAAACTATCTGATGATCAGGAAGGACGAGTAATGCTAAATCAAATTCGAAAGATGATAAGTTTTGATATTCCAAAAATGGAATTGGATCAAATTAAAGCAGAGATAAGAAATGATCTGAGGGAAATGGGTTTTAATCCCGAAGAATAA
- the glnA gene encoding type I glutamate--ammonia ligase: MNSDQVLQTIQNEKISFVDFWFVDIFGELHNVGMPSYAIDKDSFVNGLEKLDASSIVGFKSVNHSDMILLPDPNSFKILPNDYDPGNRKNARIFCDLYDGSTRKESRFNRDSRGIAHKASEKLSEFGLTHTNWGPEIEFFVFDTINVYPSPYAATHAYGGSGYSIESKESPWAKGNVSTAIDLKEGYYPSQPKDTLEGFRKDVCEDLYNHFGIKIEAEHHEVATSGQCEINLVYDEMIAMADNVIAVKNLIKVKAKRKNKVATFMPKPIFGDNASAMHTHQSLWNEKTNVMYDENDEQSQMSQTGRYYVGGILSHASALCAITNPTTNSYKRLVPGFEAPTNVCWGLGNRSTAIRVPMYNRNQSKSKRIEYRVPDPTANIYLLEAALLLAGLDGIKNKIDPGDPIEENVYKLSPDKKREYKIGTLPVSLKGALDSLESDSKFLEEVFTKDFLDAYAEIKYKEYTAFAQTPTAWEVSMYADA, encoded by the coding sequence TTGAATTCAGACCAAGTATTACAGACTATTCAAAATGAAAAGATATCGTTTGTTGATTTCTGGTTTGTAGATATTTTTGGTGAATTACATAATGTTGGAATGCCAAGCTATGCAATTGATAAGGATAGTTTTGTTAACGGCCTTGAAAAACTAGATGCCAGCTCTATTGTTGGATTCAAATCAGTGAATCACTCTGATATGATTCTATTACCTGACCCAAACTCGTTTAAAATTCTTCCAAATGACTATGATCCTGGTAATAGGAAAAATGCTCGAATATTTTGTGATTTGTATGATGGCAGTACAAGAAAGGAATCGAGATTTAATCGAGATTCCAGAGGCATTGCACATAAGGCATCAGAAAAACTATCTGAATTTGGATTAACTCATACCAATTGGGGACCGGAAATTGAATTCTTTGTATTTGACACCATCAATGTATATCCATCGCCATATGCTGCAACTCATGCCTATGGAGGCTCGGGATATTCAATTGAATCCAAAGAATCCCCTTGGGCTAAAGGAAATGTAAGTACGGCAATTGACCTCAAAGAAGGGTACTATCCATCACAGCCAAAGGATACTCTTGAGGGATTTCGAAAAGATGTTTGTGAAGATCTGTACAATCATTTTGGAATTAAAATAGAGGCAGAACACCATGAGGTTGCAACTTCTGGCCAATGTGAAATCAATCTAGTTTATGATGAAATGATTGCAATGGCAGACAACGTTATTGCAGTTAAAAATTTAATCAAAGTAAAAGCTAAACGAAAAAACAAAGTTGCAACTTTTATGCCAAAACCAATTTTTGGTGATAATGCATCAGCTATGCATACTCATCAAAGTCTGTGGAATGAAAAAACAAATGTGATGTATGATGAAAATGATGAACAATCACAAATGAGCCAAACCGGCAGATATTATGTTGGTGGGATTTTAAGTCACGCATCAGCTTTGTGTGCAATTACAAACCCGACTACAAATTCTTACAAACGCCTAGTTCCAGGTTTTGAAGCACCAACTAATGTTTGCTGGGGCTTGGGTAACCGTTCAACTGCAATTAGAGTTCCAATGTACAATCGAAATCAATCAAAGAGCAAGAGAATAGAGTATCGTGTACCGGATCCTACTGCAAACATCTATCTTTTAGAGGCTGCATTATTGTTGGCAGGATTAGATGGAATAAAAAATAAAATTGATCCTGGAGATCCTATTGAAGAAAATGTTTACAAACTTTCTCCTGACAAGAAAAGAGAATACAAAATTGGAACTTTACCTGTTTCTTTGAAGGGTGCACTTGATTCATTGGAAAGTGATTCAAAGTTCTTAGAGGAAGTTTTTACAAAAGACTTTCTTGATGCGTATGCTGAAATAAAATACAAAGAGTACACTGCATTTGCTCAAACCCCAACAGCTTGGGAAGTATCAATGTATGCTGATGCCTAG
- a CDS encoding DNA topoisomerase I — MKWKTLQHNGILFPPEYEAQGFTIKIKGETVSLDANQEEMAYQWAKKKDTPYAQDKVFQKNFTADFVKTLDPKFKKISYDDIDFSNAYKIVDKEKDLKEMMTKEEKKALAAKRKELREKLKSKYGIAIMDGKEVEVGNYMAEPPGIFIGRGEHPIRGRWKPRVTAKDVTLNLGKEAKVPEGNWGKIIHDKDSMWLASWMDFLTQKRKYVWLADTAGLKQDRDKEKYEKAVKLAKEIDKIKDRIVIDMKSKDPKISRIATACYLIYRTAMRVGDEKDPDEADTVGATTLRKEHIKITANTIEFDFLGKDSVRWQETVVAEGHDKQFQENLKKLVEKKKPKDEIFDDITSRHVNAYYSSIVKGLTAKVFRTYLATTVVKNYLVEHDNMKGKTATEKLYHAKLANLEAAMMCNHKRTIPKTFEQSLQKKRDTLKKVKKEEVWKKTEETLKKVQTSEPKTDTQKKNKAKRIKTLNEQIRKQKKKQKERMQKLELQIDLSEKTKDYNIGTSLRNYIDPRVFKAWTDEVGAEWEKLYTSALQKKFLWVKNENVKWNEIK, encoded by the coding sequence ATGAAATGGAAAACGCTACAACATAATGGAATCTTATTCCCACCTGAATATGAGGCGCAGGGATTTACAATAAAGATCAAAGGTGAAACAGTATCACTTGATGCCAATCAAGAGGAGATGGCATATCAATGGGCAAAAAAGAAAGACACACCATATGCTCAGGACAAGGTTTTTCAAAAAAATTTTACAGCAGATTTTGTTAAAACTCTAGATCCTAAATTTAAAAAAATCTCTTATGATGACATTGATTTTTCAAATGCCTACAAAATTGTCGACAAGGAAAAAGATCTCAAAGAGATGATGACTAAAGAGGAGAAAAAAGCACTTGCTGCAAAAAGAAAGGAGTTGCGAGAAAAATTGAAATCAAAATATGGAATTGCCATAATGGATGGCAAAGAAGTCGAAGTAGGAAACTACATGGCAGAGCCCCCTGGAATCTTTATTGGAAGAGGGGAGCATCCAATTCGAGGAAGATGGAAGCCACGAGTAACTGCAAAAGATGTCACACTAAATCTAGGGAAAGAAGCCAAAGTACCTGAAGGCAATTGGGGAAAGATAATTCATGATAAAGACTCTATGTGGCTTGCAAGCTGGATGGATTTTCTCACACAAAAAAGGAAATACGTATGGCTTGCTGATACTGCAGGACTAAAGCAAGACAGAGATAAAGAAAAGTACGAAAAGGCAGTAAAGCTTGCAAAAGAGATTGACAAAATTAAAGATAGAATTGTCATAGACATGAAGAGCAAGGATCCAAAAATTAGCAGAATTGCAACTGCATGTTATTTAATTTACAGAACGGCGATGAGGGTAGGAGACGAAAAAGATCCAGACGAGGCAGATACTGTAGGTGCCACTACTCTTAGAAAAGAGCATATCAAAATTACTGCAAATACCATAGAGTTTGATTTTCTAGGTAAAGATAGTGTAAGATGGCAAGAGACAGTGGTTGCTGAAGGACATGATAAACAATTCCAAGAAAATCTAAAGAAATTAGTTGAAAAGAAAAAACCAAAAGATGAGATATTCGATGACATAACCTCAAGACACGTCAATGCATATTATTCAAGTATTGTTAAAGGACTAACTGCAAAGGTATTCAGAACATACTTGGCTACCACAGTTGTGAAAAATTATCTTGTAGAACATGACAACATGAAAGGAAAGACTGCAACTGAGAAACTATATCATGCAAAACTAGCAAACCTTGAAGCCGCTATGATGTGTAATCATAAAAGAACAATTCCAAAAACTTTCGAGCAATCATTGCAGAAGAAAAGAGACACGCTCAAAAAAGTAAAGAAAGAAGAAGTTTGGAAGAAGACTGAAGAAACACTCAAAAAAGTACAGACATCTGAACCAAAGACAGATACTCAAAAGAAGAACAAAGCAAAAAGAATCAAGACTCTAAATGAACAAATCAGAAAACAAAAGAAGAAACAGAAAGAAAGAATGCAAAAATTAGAATTGCAAATTGATTTGTCTGAAAAAACCAAAGATTACAACATTGGAACGTCTTTGAGAAATTATATCGATCCTCGTGTATTCAAGGCATGGACTGATGAGGTAGGTGCTGAATGGGAGAAATTATACACATCAGCATTACAAAAGAAATTCCTCTGGGTAAAAAATGAAAATGTAAAATGGAATGAAATAAAGTAA
- a CDS encoding helix-turn-helix domain-containing protein, with translation MADFKILGRDSDLRKAILKALSDEYSRTIMNFTIEQPKSVVEIVKGCDIPMTTAYRRVNELEENKILKVTGSVVTDDGKKYFLYQNRLKSIYVIFGLEELDVQIVENDGMGISAYW, from the coding sequence ATGGCTGATTTCAAAATTTTAGGAAGGGACTCTGATCTAAGAAAAGCCATTCTAAAAGCTCTATCAGATGAATACTCTAGAACTATAATGAATTTCACTATAGAGCAACCAAAATCTGTGGTGGAGATTGTAAAAGGATGTGACATTCCAATGACTACTGCATATAGACGTGTAAATGAACTTGAAGAGAACAAAATTCTAAAAGTTACAGGCTCTGTTGTTACTGATGATGGCAAAAAATATTTTCTGTATCAAAATAGACTAAAGTCAATCTATGTTATATTTGGTTTAGAAGAATTAGATGTACAAATTGTAGAGAATGACGGTATGGGAATCAGTGCTTACTGGTAA